GTTCGGGATGATCAACGGCGGCCACGGCGGGCGGCCCTACCGCTACGCCTACTGCGCCACCGGCGTGCCGGGCATGTTCGCCTTCGACGGCCTCGTGAAGCAGGACATGGTCACCGGCGCCGAGCAGCGGGTGTCCTTCGGCGAGGGTCGCATCGGCAGCGAGGCGCCCTTCGCGCCGCGCACCGGCTCCACCGCCGAGGACGATGGCTACCTCGTGACCTTCGTGTCCGACCTGACGACCGACACCAGCGAAGCCGTGCTGCTCGACGCCCGCGACCTGTCGACGGTCTGCCGACTGCGGCTGCCGCACCGCATCTCGAGCGGCACCCACTCCTTCTGGTCGCCTACCAGTGGACGCCCTTGAGGACGTGCGCGAGGGCGAGCTGCTCGCCGGACAGCCGCGGGTCCTCCGCCGGCTCGTCCGACCCACCAGCCGATGCCGAGCCCTTGGCAGCGGTCGAGTCGGGGAAGGCCTTGTAGGCCAGGTGCAGCACCTGGTCGGCGACCTTCGGGGCGACCGCGTAGAGGACCTCGGCGGCGGTGCCGAGCCGGGTGTTGATGCTCTTCGGGCGTGAGCGCAGCGCCTCGCAGACCATCGCGCCGGCCTCCTCGGGCGTGATCGCGGGGAAGGCGTCGTACATCTTGGTGGGGGCGATCATCGGGGTCCGCACCAGCGGCATGTGGATGGTCGTGAAGGTGACGCCGTGGCCGAGGGTCTCGGCCGCCGCGATGCGCGAGTAGGCGTCGAGCGCGGCCTTCGAGGCGACGTACGCCGAGAACCTCGGCGCACCGGTCTGCACCCCGATGGACGACACGTTGACGACGTGACCGAAGCGCTGCGCCGTCATGCCGGGAAGCAGCCCGGTGATGAGGCGCACCGCCCCGAAGTAGTTGAGCTGCATGGTGCGCTCGAGGTCGTGGAAGCGGTCGTAGGACAGCTTGATGCTGCGCCGGATCGAGCGGCCCGCGTTGTTGACGAGGAAGTCGACGCCGCCGTGGGCCTCGTTGACGTCCTTGACGAGGGTGTCGATCGCCTCGAGGTCCGACAGGTCGCAGGTGTGGACGTGGCAGGTGCCGCCGGCCTCGGTGATCTCCTGCTGCACCTCGAGCAGCTTGTCGAGCGTGCGGGCCACGATGATCGGGATGCCGCCGGCCGCGGCGATCTGGTGGGCCGCCGCCGCGCCGATGCCCGACGAGCCGCCGGTGATGAGGACCCGCTTGCCCTCGATCGCGGCCCGCAGCGAGCGGTCCCTGTGCAGGTCGGGGTCGAGGCGGCGCTCCCAGAAGTCCCAGAGCCGCCAGGCGTAGTCCGCGAGCGGCGGCACCGCGATGCCGCTGCCGGCCAGCGCCCGCTCCGCGTCGCGGGTGTCGAACTGCGGCACCAGCGCCATGTGGCCGACGACCTCGTCGGGAATGCCGAGGTCGGCGAGGAAGGACCGCCGCGCCTCGGCGAGCTGCCCTCGCGGAACAAGCCCTTGTGCTCACCCGCGACGGCGATGGACGAGACGTGGTGCAGGGTCGCGCCGAGGGCGTTGGCGAGCTCGACGGCGTGGCGGGTGTCGGCGACGTTGCTCGTCTCGTTGTCCAGTTCGGCAGTGGCGGCGCTGGCCGTCATGTCGTAGAGCGCGGCGAGGTGGAAGACCTCGGTGACGCCGGCGAGCCCTGCGGGATCGACCCCGAGCATCGGCTCGGCGAGGTCACCGACGACCGGCTTCACCCGCGGGTCGTCGAACAGCGCGGCCAGCTTGTCGACCGACTGCGCGCGGACCAGGACGTGCACGTCGCCCTCGCGCTGCAGCAGTCGCGCCACCAGGCGCTTGCCGATGAACCCGGTGGCTCCGGTCACGAAGTACGTCACGACATGCTCCCTCGTCGTCGAGGTCGCCTTCCTACACCCGCGGCTACCTCCGCGTGGGGCCTCCGAGCAGCGCATCGAGCGCCCGCGCCGTCCCGGGGTTGGGGGCGAAGAGCTCCGCCGCGCTCGGCAGCACCGGCGTTGGCCGCTCCTCGTCCTCGTCGAGACCTACGCCGGGAGGCTCCTGCGGGCCGGCCGCCGGCAGCGCTGCCGGCGCGACCGCGGGTGCCGCTGCGCCGGTGGCGGCGGTCTCGACGGCGCGCGCGAGCAGGAGGCGCCGGGCCTCGAGCCGTGCCTCGTCGAGGTCGACGGACCTGTCGAGCAGCGAAGCGGTCGGGCACGGCGTCGGCAGCCCGCAGCCGCGGCACGTGCCGCCGGGTCCGGGCTCGTGCAGGGTCGCGGCGGTGGCGAGCACGCCGGTGGCGGCGTCGCCCTCGCGGGCGCGCGCGACGAGGTCGGCGAGCATCGCGTCGTAGACGG
The Mycobacteriales bacterium genome window above contains:
- a CDS encoding SDR family NAD(P)-dependent oxidoreductase, yielding MALVPQFDTRDAERALAGSGIAVPPLADYAWRLWDFWERRLDPDLHRDRSLRAAIEGKRVLITGGSSGIGAAAAHQIAAAGGIPIIVARTLDKLLEVQQEITEAGGTCHVHTCDLSDLEAIDTLVKDVNEAHGGVDFLVNNAGRSIRRSIKLSYDRFHDLERTMQLNYFGAVRLITGLLPGMTAQRFGHVVNVSSIGVQTGAPRFSAYVASKAALDAYSRIAAAETLGHGVTFTTIHMPLVRTPMIAPTKMYDAFPAITPEEAGAMVCEALRSRPKSINTRLGTAAEVLYAVAPKVADQVLHLAYKAFPDSTAAKGSASAGGSDEPAEDPRLSGEQLALAHVLKGVHW